One genomic segment of Mycolicibacterium psychrotolerans includes these proteins:
- a CDS encoding HNH endonuclease signature motif containing protein, giving the protein MSPTASLAQDERLSVLFDELGELTGQRNAIDGRIVEIVAEFDRDELWAAAGAKSVAGLVAWKAGVSPSRAETIAAVAHRLNEFPRCVTGLKEGRLSLDQVGVIAQRAAEGSDEHYATLAAAATVTQLRTALKLAPKPLPEPEPESDTQPEAEPAPEPSINKTTDDQYTYWHIRLPHVEAATFDAALRSHQDALIAEWKELDETAARPPMPTTVDAFLRLVETGWDAEAARRPHGQHTTVVMHVDVKDKVGSLHLGPVLLQHDRQYLSCDATCEVWFERDGRPIGAGRTTRTISRRLRRALERRDLTCVVPGCGATRGLHAHHLRHWEDGGLTELINLALVCPYHHRAHHRGLITIVGPADRLVVTDHAGRPMTSTSLARPPTQPPPDVAPCPGPTGERARWWWYEPFQPPSPPARN; this is encoded by the coding sequence ATGTCACCGACGGCTTCACTCGCCCAAGATGAGCGGCTGTCGGTGCTGTTCGATGAGTTGGGCGAGTTGACGGGTCAGCGCAACGCGATCGACGGGCGCATCGTGGAGATCGTCGCCGAGTTCGACCGTGACGAGTTGTGGGCCGCGGCGGGAGCGAAGTCGGTTGCGGGCCTGGTGGCGTGGAAGGCCGGGGTGTCCCCGTCGCGAGCGGAAACCATTGCCGCCGTAGCGCATCGGCTCAACGAGTTCCCCCGGTGTGTGACCGGGTTGAAAGAAGGCCGGCTGTCGCTGGATCAGGTCGGGGTGATCGCCCAGCGGGCGGCCGAGGGCTCCGATGAGCACTACGCCACGCTGGCCGCCGCAGCGACGGTCACCCAGTTGCGCACCGCTCTCAAGCTCGCCCCCAAACCCTTACCCGAGCCGGAGCCCGAATCCGACACTCAACCCGAAGCGGAGCCCGCGCCGGAGCCGTCGATCAACAAGACCACGGACGACCAGTACACGTACTGGCACATCCGGCTGCCTCATGTGGAGGCAGCGACGTTCGACGCGGCACTTCGCTCACACCAGGACGCGTTGATCGCCGAGTGGAAAGAGCTCGACGAAACGGCCGCCCGCCCGCCGATGCCCACCACCGTCGACGCCTTTCTGCGCCTGGTGGAGACGGGATGGGACGCCGAGGCCGCCCGCCGACCGCACGGGCAGCACACCACCGTGGTCATGCACGTCGATGTGAAGGACAAGGTGGGGTCACTGCATCTCGGTCCGGTCCTCTTGCAGCACGACAGGCAGTACCTGTCGTGTGACGCCACCTGCGAGGTGTGGTTCGAGCGCGACGGACGGCCGATCGGTGCGGGTCGAACCACGCGGACGATCAGCCGGCGGCTGCGACGCGCGCTGGAGCGCCGGGATCTCACCTGTGTGGTCCCCGGTTGCGGCGCCACTCGCGGTCTGCACGCCCACCACCTTCGGCACTGGGAAGACGGCGGGCTCACCGAGCTGATCAATCTCGCTCTGGTCTGTCCCTACCATCACCGGGCCCATCACCGCGGTCTCATCACAATCGTCGGGCCCGCTGATCGGCTCGTCGTCACCGACCACGCCGGCCGGCCGATGACGTCGACATCGCTGGCCCGGCCACCCACACAACCCCCGCCTGACGTCGCCCCGTGCCCCGGGCCGACCGGGGAACGCGCCCGATGGTGGTGGTACGAACCCTTCCAGCCGCCGTCACCCCCCGCGAGGAACTAA
- a CDS encoding class I SAM-dependent methyltransferase, whose translation MSDAMSAEFDTVAEWTATVARDLGPSYHVPAGCRGSGNPAALDWLIDELELRDGESLLDCGAGVGGPAAYAVGRKPVAPMLVEPEAGACRAARSLFGYPTVQGSADALPFADAAVDAAWCLGVLCTTADHVAVLSELRRVVRPPGRIGLLVFVARTPLTDDERPDGNHFPTPDSLRDAVAAAGLAVVSRLRTSDLPAMPGDWQDRVDRVDAELARRYGDDPAWQVSERQSGQMGELLADGRIVGEVLSLRQA comes from the coding sequence GTGAGTGACGCGATGTCGGCGGAGTTCGACACCGTCGCCGAATGGACGGCGACGGTGGCCCGCGACCTGGGGCCGTCGTATCACGTTCCCGCCGGGTGCCGGGGCAGCGGCAATCCGGCCGCCCTCGACTGGCTGATCGATGAACTCGAGCTGCGGGACGGGGAGTCGCTGCTGGACTGTGGCGCCGGGGTCGGCGGGCCCGCGGCTTACGCCGTCGGTCGGAAACCGGTCGCGCCGATGCTGGTCGAGCCCGAGGCGGGTGCCTGCCGCGCCGCGCGGTCGCTTTTCGGCTATCCGACGGTGCAGGGCAGTGCCGATGCGCTGCCGTTCGCCGACGCAGCCGTCGACGCGGCGTGGTGCCTCGGCGTGTTGTGCACGACAGCCGACCACGTCGCCGTGCTGAGTGAGCTGCGCCGGGTGGTGCGGCCGCCGGGCCGGATCGGCCTGCTCGTCTTCGTCGCACGGACGCCGCTGACCGATGACGAGCGACCCGACGGCAACCACTTCCCGACACCGGATTCGCTGCGCGACGCGGTGGCCGCAGCCGGTCTGGCTGTGGTGTCGCGGCTGCGCACGTCCGATCTGCCGGCGATGCCCGGGGACTGGCAGGACCGCGTCGACCGGGTCGACGCGGAGCTGGCGCGCCGATACGGCGACGACCCGGCCTGGCAGGTGTCGGAACGGCAGTCCGGGCAGATGGGGGAGCTGCTCGCCGACGGACGGATCGTCGGTGAGGTGCTGAGTCTGCGCCAGGCTTAG